A region of the Terriglobales bacterium genome:
CAGCGTTGATCCGCGTTAATCCGTGGCGAAAGTCTTTTGCTTTTCTCTGTGTCTCCGTGGTGAAAAAGAGCACTGATGGGTGTGCAAAATTGCACAGTATTCATTCCTTTGCGTTGGCACAATCGTGCCCGCATGAAGAAAAATGAAGTCCCCGCAAAGCGGATATTAGCAATCCGCTGTCCCACCTGTGGAGCAAAGCCCGGCGAAAAATGTGAACTCGGTACTGGCCAACCGCGCAAGACACCGCATCGAGACCGCCGCCTGGCGGCTAACTGCAAGACTACTTCCCTCCCCCGCCTTATCTCGTTGACTGCGCATGACTTAATTGCGCATTGACTACTCCAAGTAATGGGGGTGGGGGAAGTAATCCCCCGCCTCCCCCCCGCCTTCATACGCGGCGAAAGGTCTTTGCGGTTGCTTTTGCTGAGGACTGGGGACTGCACCAGAGACGCCAATCCCGCCGATGATGTACGATAAATAGTTCGAGGATACATTCTGCTCTGCACTGGTTGCAGCGCCCAACATCATTACATCCCCCCGGCAAGGACAAGCTATGGCTACCCCAAAAATCTATCGCAATTATATTAACGGTGAGTGGGTCGAGGCCCGCACCGGGCAGACGTTTGAGAACCTGAATCCGGCCGACACCAGCGACGTGGTCGGCATCTTCCAGCGTAGCGGCAAAGACGACGTTGACGCGGCGGTCACGGCCGCCAAAGTTGCCTTCGAGAAGTGGCGACTGGTGCCGGCCCCGCACCGGGCAGAGGTCATCTTTCGTGCGGGCGAGATCCTGCTGGAACGCAAGGAAGAATATGCCCGCGACATGACCCGCGAAATGGGCAAGGTCCTGAGCGAGACCCGCGGCGACGTGCAGGAAGCGGTGGATACGGCCTACTACATGGCCGGTGAAGGCCGGCGTATGTTCGGGCAAACCGTGCCCTCCGAGCTGCCCAACAAATTTGCCATGTCGGTGCGCATGCCGGTGGGCGTGTGCGGCATGATTACGCCGTGGAACTTTCCTATGGCCATCCCGTCGTGGAAGCTGTTGCCGGCGCTGGTCTGCGGCAATACCTGCATCATCAAGCCGGCGGAAGATACTCCGCTTTCCACCTTTAACCTGGTGCAGGCGCTGGTTGAGGGCGGGCTTCCCAAGGGCGTGGTCAACATTGTGACCGGCTTCGGGGAGGAATGCGGCGCGCCACTGGTGGTACATAAGGACGTCCGCGCAATTTCGTTTACCGGGTCAAGCGAAGTTGGACGCATAGTGGGCGAGGCCGCGGCGCGCAGCTTCAAACACTGCTCGCTCGAAATGGGCGGGAAGAACGCGATGATTGTGCTGAAAGACGCCAACATTGATCTTGCAGTGGATGGCGCGGTGTGGGGAGGCTTTGGCACGACCGGCCAGCGCTGCACTGCATCGAGCCGCGTGATTGTGCAGAAAAGTATCTACGACGAATTCATGGATAAGTTTCTCGACCGCGTGCGCAAGCTCAAAGTCGGCAATGGGTTGGATGAGTCGACAGGGATGGGTCCGCAGATCAATGAGCAGCAACTCCAGACTGCGCAGAAATACGTGGAGATCGGCAAGAACGAAGGCGCCAAACTTCTGTACGGCGGCCACCGCTTAAACGGCGGGGCGTATTCCCAAGGCTGGTTCCATGAGCCGACGGTGTTTGGCGACGTGGGTCCGAAGATGCGGATTGCGCAGGAAGAGATCTTTGGGCCGGTGGTGGCCGTGATTCCCTGCGAAAGCTTTGAAGATGCCATTGCAATCTCAAACGACGTGCAGTATGGGCTCTCTACATCTATCTATACCCACGATGTCAACAAGGCCTTCGTGGCCAGCCGCGATCTCGACGCGGGGATAACTTACGTCAACGCTCCCACCATCGGCGCGGAAGTGCACTTGCCCTTCGGCGGCACCAAACAAACCGGCAACGGACATCGCGAAGGCGGACAAGCAGCCATTGATTTCTACAGCGAGTGGAAATCGGTGTATGTTGATTATTCCGATAAATTGCAGCGCGCACAGATAGACAGAACTGAGTAGAAGGACAAAAACCACGAATGATTATTGGTGTTCCTAAAGAAGTCAAAGACAACGAAGCACGAGTGGGCATTGTGCCTGCGGGTGTAAAAGCGCTGGTGGATGCCGGCCACCAGGTCCTCGTCCAAACCAAGGCGGGCGAGGGCTCTTCCCTGCCTGACAGCGACTATCAACATGCCGGCGCCGAGATCGTAGGCACGGAGAAGGAAGTCTGGGGCCGGGCGGAGATGGTGGTCAAGGTCAAGGAGCCGATCGCGCAAGAGATTGGGTTCTTCCGCGAGAACCTGGTGCTGTTTACGTACCTGCACCTCGCGCCCATTCCCGATTTGACCAACGAGCTGCTCAAGAAAAAAGTTACCGGCATCGCCTACGAGACCGTCACCGATAGACAAGGCACGCTGCCGCTGTTGACGCCGATGTCCGAGGTCGCAGGACGCATGTCGGTGCAGGTAGGCGCGACGTATCTAGAGAAAGAACGAGGCGGGCGCGGCGTATTGCTGGGCGGAGTCCCAGGAGTGCCGCCGGCGACGGTTACGATCATCGGTGGAGGCATTGTGGGCACGCACGCGGCCAAGATTGCCCTGGGCATGGGGGCCAACGTCACCATCATTGATCTAAATCTGAATCGGCTGCGCGAACTCGACGACATTTTTGGCGGACGCCTGCACACCCTGGCATCCAATTTTTATTCGATTGCCAAGTCCACCGCCGAGGCTGACCTGGTGATTGGCGGCGTGCTCATTCCCGGCGCGTCGGCTCCCAAATTGGTCACCAAACACATGGTCTCGAAGATGAAGAAAGGCGCCGTGATCGTAGACGTCGCCATTGATCAGGGCGGATGCGTCGAAACCGCCCGGCCCACGACCCATAGCAATCCTTCGTATGTCGTGGACGGCGTGGTGCACTACTGCGTGACCAATATGCCGGGCGCTGTGCCGCATACCTCCACGCTGGCACTGACCAACGCAACCTTCCCTTATGTCATGAAGCTGGCACAGCACGGTGCTGAGGCCGCCATCAAGGCCGATAGCAGCATTCGCGCGGGAGTGAATACCTATCAGGGCAATGTCACCTACGCCGCCGTTGCCCAGTCGCAAGGCAAGCCCTGGAAAGACGTAATGGCCTTGTTGGGATAAATTGTTTGCCGCAACGCGCCCGCCTGCGGCAGCG
Encoded here:
- a CDS encoding aldehyde dehydrogenase family protein translates to MATPKIYRNYINGEWVEARTGQTFENLNPADTSDVVGIFQRSGKDDVDAAVTAAKVAFEKWRLVPAPHRAEVIFRAGEILLERKEEYARDMTREMGKVLSETRGDVQEAVDTAYYMAGEGRRMFGQTVPSELPNKFAMSVRMPVGVCGMITPWNFPMAIPSWKLLPALVCGNTCIIKPAEDTPLSTFNLVQALVEGGLPKGVVNIVTGFGEECGAPLVVHKDVRAISFTGSSEVGRIVGEAAARSFKHCSLEMGGKNAMIVLKDANIDLAVDGAVWGGFGTTGQRCTASSRVIVQKSIYDEFMDKFLDRVRKLKVGNGLDESTGMGPQINEQQLQTAQKYVEIGKNEGAKLLYGGHRLNGGAYSQGWFHEPTVFGDVGPKMRIAQEEIFGPVVAVIPCESFEDAIAISNDVQYGLSTSIYTHDVNKAFVASRDLDAGITYVNAPTIGAEVHLPFGGTKQTGNGHREGGQAAIDFYSEWKSVYVDYSDKLQRAQIDRTE
- the ald gene encoding alanine dehydrogenase; the encoded protein is MIIGVPKEVKDNEARVGIVPAGVKALVDAGHQVLVQTKAGEGSSLPDSDYQHAGAEIVGTEKEVWGRAEMVVKVKEPIAQEIGFFRENLVLFTYLHLAPIPDLTNELLKKKVTGIAYETVTDRQGTLPLLTPMSEVAGRMSVQVGATYLEKERGGRGVLLGGVPGVPPATVTIIGGGIVGTHAAKIALGMGANVTIIDLNLNRLRELDDIFGGRLHTLASNFYSIAKSTAEADLVIGGVLIPGASAPKLVTKHMVSKMKKGAVIVDVAIDQGGCVETARPTTHSNPSYVVDGVVHYCVTNMPGAVPHTSTLALTNATFPYVMKLAQHGAEAAIKADSSIRAGVNTYQGNVTYAAVAQSQGKPWKDVMALLG